The segment CCCTGGAACCCACCTTCCCTTACCTGAATCTTTGCCTTATGAAACGTTGGCCAGAAAAGACTTGCTCTGCAGCGGTACTAGCCTACGGTCGGTGCACGACGCCAGCTAAGGTAAGCGCATATGGATGACGCGCCTATCGATGTCCCAGCTCACTTGGACTCCGAGGATTTCCGCAAACAATGCCGCAGGTACGAATAGATTCCCTTCTTCGAGGAATTCGGCTTCCCAATCCATGCCTATCCTGGTTCCGTTCCATTGGGCTTCGCGTGAACGCGGGAAGACGTGGAGCTCTCCTCGGTTAACGAGTAGAACCCTATATGCGGACGTGGAGCTGTCCCACATCACCCTTGCACCCAGAGCTTCAGCCACCGGTTGCAGCGGGACCATGATGTGGCCTGCCACGATCTTTGGGGACTGGGGTAGGGTGCGTCCATTCACAGTGAGCCCCAGCGCAGGACCCCCCAGGTTGCTGAAGTGTGCTTTAGAGATGAGTGCATGAATGCCTTTGGTACGGTCCACCACCTGCGAAACCTCGAAATCCCCCGCCACGCTGAGGTAAGCATAGGCCGTAGCCCTATCCAAACCCAGGCTCTCCACAAAGGCGATGGCCTCGCGGGTAGCCTTTTTCATCGCTTCATCAAGGTCAGGATCGAGTCCGATGGGTACCCATGCATCTGGTAGGTCAATGAAGGGTTGCACGAGCGTTCCCTTCCCCCCAGGAATTTGTGCATCTCCCTTACGGAGCAGGCTGAGTCGTAAGCGGGCACGCAACGATCCCTCGAGGGCCGTGAGGGCCACCTCCCCGTTTCCCTGAACAAAGTGGGGATCGCCCACGTAGAAGAGCGCACCCTGTACGAAGACAGGCAAGTAAACGGTGGCTCCCACTCCTACGTACTTTACATCCATGTTTCCACCATACTCTGCTGGTGGTATCGAGTTAACGCGCTCGCTGGTGTTGGGTGCTACCCCCATAATGCCTAGAAATGGTCGGAGCGGGAAGCGGATCTCGTCACCGTTCTGAGCATATAGGATGCCGTACCATGTACCCTTGATCTGGCGGATGGGGGTGAAAATGGACACGTTGTAGTACAAGTGAGGCCTCGACGGACTCGCTTCGGGTTGCCGTCCTTGGTTAGCTGGCAATTCACCAGGTAGCGCACCCTTACCGTGGCGATTCGAGATCACGCCATACGGCACGCGTGGTGTTAGTTCCAGCACCTCAACTTTCAACACATCTCCAGGCTGTGCGCCATCGATGGCGATGGGACCTGTCACAACATGCGGTCCGTCCTTGTCGAAGTCATGGGGCACGGAGCGAGCAATGGCTTTAGCGTCCTCCAGGACATCTTCGGGGCGTATACCATACTTGCCAAAGAACCGTACAGGGTCACGACCTTGATCTTCGAGGATCCCCTCGTGAGACACGGTGTCGATGATAATTTCGGTGCCCGACTTTACGGTCATTACGGGCTTTGCGTCCTTGTTTGGCAAGTAGCCCCAGCGGACTGTATCTGGCGAGGAGGGGAGATATTGGACCGCTGGTGGTATTGCGACTCCAGGTTGCAACACCTTGACCCCCTGTTTTTGAGCATATGAATGCAAGGTGATGGCAAGTCCTATGAAGGCGATCAGCACCCTTGACTTCCCGAGGCGTTTCATCATGGTTCACCTCCTCCTGTGCTACACCAGGGTGGGCCCACCCTTGGCCCGGAAGTATAAATATAAGGCCACGCAATGTCAAGCGGACGGATGGCGGGTGCACACAGAAGACATCACAGCGCTCACTTCTGGGCGCTATAAAGGGACTGCCTGCCACTATAGTATTGGCCAAACGAACAATACTATATCTACAAAATGCGAATCTAGCCAGCCTGGCGACCCTCCCATTTACCTGTGGCTTCGTTGTGAACGCACGGCCTTCGGGGCAGATGAGCGCTTAAGGAAGCCTCCGAGAAGTTGTGACTGTGTTGGATGGTTCTGCGCCGGAAAAACGAGAATAGCAGGAGCATTAATCAAGAGGAGAACATAGAGCCTATACTGCAGAAACAGAAAGTGAAAAAGATGCGATATACAGAACATAGTGAGCCCTAACTGGATCCTAATTGTCGAGAATCGAGTTGACGCTACGCACATGCAAGTTTATGATATTCGGCGGAAGTCGAGCCCTAGGGGCTTCTGGAGGTAGGGTATGGGGAGCGACGCTGGAGGGCTGAATATCTGGCAGGAGGGGCTAGAGGTCCCGACGTGGGGATGTCCCAGAGAGGGAAACCCGAATGAACATTTCGGAACGGTCCTGGGCATTGCGGCTACTCATAAGGTTGCATTAAGAGGGGCCCTGTTGGCCAGCAAGGAAAGCTTAACCCATGGAATGGCTCAGAGAGCGCTGAGGGTCGATGGAGTGGTAGGTGTGGCATTTACTGGTTTCGGGGTGGTTGACAAGTCCTCTGGAAGTGGTTAGCTTATGTGTCAACAGTGGTCTAACCATAAGACCAATGACCCGCATGAGACGCACCCGCTTAGCCAACCTCATTGCCCATGAGCTTGAAACCCTTATCCAGGAGGGGGTTTGGGTGCCGGGTGCGTACCTGCCCCCGGAGCGGGTTCTTGCCGACCGGTTTAAGGTCAGCAGGGTTTCCATACGGGAGGCCCTGCGTTTGCTGGAGGCACGAGGGGTTATCGAGATCCACCCAAGCAGTGGCGCAAGGGTTAGGTCCTCGACCACCGCGGTAGGGCACCTGCTGGCCAGCCGCCTGGAAGGCCTGAGCCTTACCGACCTCTTCGAATTCCGCTATATCGTCGAGCCGGAGGCGGCGGCCCTGGCCGCGAAGCGGGCGGATAAGGATGTGCTGGACCGCCTGGCGGAGATCCTTACGGAACAGGAGGCGTCCCTCCAGGACGTTCACGGCTTCCTGGCCCTGGATTTGGAATTTCACCGACTCATCGCCGTGGCCTCCGGAAACGGCGTTCTTCAGGAGATGGTTTCCGCGCTGAATGCGGGGCTCAGGGAAACCCGTCTGCGCGCGATCAAGGCCACATTCGACCCGATCCGTAGCCTGGAGGGCCACAGGCGGGTGCTAAAGGCCATCCTTTCAGGGGATGCAGATGGGGCCCGCCAGGCGATGAGGCAACACCTGAAGGAGGTGGAAGCGTCGGCTCTGGGAGCTGGCGTGCCACGGGGAGGTGATGAAGGATGGGAAGGGCATGGCTAGTGGCGGCGGTGGCGCTGTTAAGTTTGGCTACCGCGAAAACGACGGTGACCGTGGGCCTGGATGCGGATCCCCCTAACCTCGATCCCGTGTTTTCCTCGGCCTTGGTGGACCGTCAGGTGCTGAACCAGATCTACGACAAGCTCCTCGACATCGACCAGGATCTGAAGATCGTGCCCATGCTGGCCACCAGCTGGTCGGTGGGGAACAACGGCACGGTATACACCTTCAAGCTCCGCCAGGGGGTCAAGTTCCACGATGGCACGGACTTCGATGCGGAAGCGGTTAAGTTCAACCTTGACCGCGCGCTTACCGCCGAGGGTTCGCGTCGGAAAGGGGAACTTGCCCCGGTAAAGGAGGTGCAGGTCGTCGACAAGTACACGGTTCGCGTCGTCCTGAAGGACGCCTTCTCGCCATTCCTGTACGTCTTGACCGACCGGGCCGGGATGATGGTCAGTCCGGCTGCCGCGAAGCGGTACGGCCAGGACCTGGCCAACAATCCCGTGGGCACCGGACCCTTCCGGTTTGTTGAGCGGAAGCGCCAGGACCGCATTGTTCTCCAGAGAAACGAGGGCTACTGGAAGCGGGGCTACCCGAAGATCGATGAGCTGATCTACAGGCCTTTCCCTGACGACGATGTCCGGTTGGCCAACCTGCTTTCGGGTGCGGTCACGGTGATTACTCCCGTGGCCCCCAAGGATCTGGCGCGGGTTCGCGGCGATGCGAACTTAAACCTCTTCGCCTTCCCGAGCCTGGGGTTCCAGGGCGTCTGGCTCAACGTGACCCGGCCCCCCTTCAACAACAAGGCTCTCCGGCAAGCCTTTGCGGCCACCGTCGACCGCGAGACCATCGACCGGGTGGTCTTCCTGGGCACGGCCACCCCGGCCAACGGGCCCTTTCCTCCTGGCTCCCCGGCCTACGATCCCAGTATCCCGATCCCCAAGCGGGACATCAACCTCGCGCGGAAAAAGCTTCAGGAGACGGGCTTTGCCAGCGGCTTCTCCTTCACCCTGCTGACCACGCCGGGCCCTGTCCTGACCCAGCTGGCCCAGGTTTACCAGGCCATGGCCGCCGAGGCGGGGATTCGCATTCAGATCCAACAGGTGGAGTTCGGCACCCTGCTGGACCGGACAGATAAAAAGGACTACGAGGCAGCCCTCCTGGGCTGGAGCGGCCGACCGGATCCGGACGGGAATATCTACGATTTCATGCGCTGCGGCGGCCCCTTGAACAATGCGGGTTACTGTAACCCCAAGGTGGACGCCCTGCTTAACCGGGCCCGGGCCACGCGGGTCATGGAGGTGCGGAGAAGCCTGTACTCGGAGGCCCTCAGGATCATCCACGAGGATGTTCCCTACGTCTACGTCTATCACCCCCAGGTTCTGATCGGGGCCTCCAAGCGGCTCAGCGGTCTTCCCCTGATCCCCGATGGGATTCTTCGGTTTGTAGGAGCGGAGCTGAAGTGATCCCCTACCTCCTCCGCCGCCTTGTGGAAGCTTTGCCCACCCTGTTCCTGGTGTCGGTGGTGGTGTTCTTCCTGACGCGGATACTTCCTGGCGATCCCGTCCGCCTCCTGCTCGGGGAAGAGCCCGACCCCAAGGTGGCGGAGGAGGTGCGGAGAAGCCTGGGTCTGGATCGACCTCTCCTCGTCCAGTATGCCGGCTGGCTGTGGAACCTGTTTCAGGGCGACCTGGGCCGGTCCATCAAGGATGGAACTCCCGTGGCGAGGCTGATTCTCGAGAAGCTTCCCACGACCATAGAGCTCGCCACCCTGGCCATGCTGGTGGCACTGGCCATCGGCCTGCCTAGCGGAGTGGTAGCGGCCGTTCGCAGGGGGACGTGGCTCGACGGCCTGGTGACGTCGACCTCCCTAATGGGCGTTTCCGTTCCCAACTTTTTCCTCGGCATCATGCTTATTTACCTTTTTAGCCTGCGCTTGGGCTGGGTGCCGCCCTCGGGATACGTGGAGCTGTGGACCGACCCTAAGCGCAATTTACTGCTAATGGTCTTGCCGGCCTTCACATTGGGCACGGCGTTGGCTGGAGCGATCGCGAGGTTTACCCGTAACAGCTTACTGGAGGTGCTTTCTCAGGACTACATCCGGACGGCGAAGGCGAAAGGGGTTTCATCCGCGGCCATCGTGCTGAAGCATGGGCTCCGCAACGCAGCCATTCCCATCGTGACGGTCCTGGGTCTACAACTTGGGGGGCTTTTGGGAGGCGCTGTGGTCACAGAGCAGATCTTCTCCATACCGGGCTTTGGACGTTTGGTGGTGGACGCCGTGTTTACCCGCGACTTCACCGTTTTGCAGGGAGTGGTGTTGACATCCGCCCTGGCCGTATTCGTGGTCAATACCGCGGTGGACGTCCTTTATGCCCTGATCGATCCCCGGATCAGGTATCGGTGACCCATGGTTGCGCGTAGGGTATGGCGCCGCCTCCTTGGGCATCCCACCGGGGCACTGGGTGGGTTGGTCTTGGGGCTCTTTGTCCTGGGCTCCCTGGGTGCTCCCTGGCTCAGCGCTCACTCCCCCGTAACCACCGACTTCAACAGCCTCCTGCGCCCGCCTTCCCTTACCCACCCCTTTGGTACGGACGAGCTAGGAAGGGACGTGTTGGCCAGGGTCCTGTACGGGGGCAGGGTGTCCCTGACCGTAGGGGTAGCCTCAGTAGCGCTCGCCCTCCTGGTGGGCGGTCTTTGGGGGTTGGCGGCGGGTTACTTCCGGGGGTGGTTGGACTCCGTGCTCATGCGGTTGGTGGATGCGCTCCTGGCCTTCCCCTTTCTGGTGCTCGCCATCACCCTGGCGGCGATCCTGGGGCCGGGTCTTTCCAACAGCATCCTGGCCATTACCGTGGTAACTTCCCCGGCGGTAGCCCGGCTGGTGCGGGGCCAGGTTCTGGCGGAGGTGGGAAAGGATTATGTGACCGCGGCAGAGGCCATAGGGGCACCCCATTCCCGGATCCTCTTTCGGCATATTCTGCCCAACCTGTGGGGCCCGTTGATCGTGCAGGGAAGCCTGGCCACAGCGAACGCCATTTTGGCGGAGGCGACCTTGTCTTTTCTTGGCCTGGGGGTTCAGCCTCCCACGCCGGCCTGGGGCTCGATGCTAAACGCCGCTCGCGGCTATTTGGACAGCGCACCCTGGCTGGCGGTCTTTCCCGGTTTGGCCATCTTTTTGGTGGTGCTGTCGTTCAACCTGCTGGGCGATGCCCTGAGGGATGCCCTTGACCCACGGACGGAGAGGAAGCTTGCGTAAGGTAAGGGAATCCAGGACCCGATACCGCAGGCCCCACCGCCTCCTTGAGGCCGGGGTGGGCCTGGGTAACGGGGTGGAGGTGGTCGACGCCCAGGTTTCCTCCGTACCAGGGTACATTTGGTGCGGTGAGGACCGTGATGGGATCGGTGGAGAGGGGCGGTGAGGATCCGGGGGCCTGGCCTGCGGGCAGAGGATTTTCCTGTGCGCTATTCGGAGGTTTCCCTATGGGAAGGGGAGAGCATACGGAGATCCTCGATCTGGGGGCGGCGCCCTGCTGGCCACAAGGACCCCTCGGATCCTTCAAGAGGAGGGCGGGATGGGGGCCACCTGGTTGGAGCGTATGGGGGGCAATGGGCCGTCAGGCCCTGCCCTTGGAACCCCAATCCGATGGAGGAGGTCGTGGGCTGGATAGCTTTCTTTGCCACCCCGCTCATGGGTCAAGACCTTCAGCTGGCCACGAGGAGGCGATACATGATAGGGCGGTTGCTTAGGAAACACCATCAGTTTCAGGAGTTGACTTGCAGGCTTTGGGGAGCGGCTATGGACCCCAAGGTGGATGGGGTGGCGGATGCGCCCATACGGGTTGGGTCCACCCGCGGCGGTAGGGGGGGTGCACGGTGATGGACCTCACCTACTACCCCTACCCTTCCCGCCGGCACGTGGTTCTTGGCCGCCGGGGTGCGGTGGCCACCAGCCAACCCCTGGCGGCGTTGGCGGGGATGGAGATGCTGCTCAAAGGGGGAAACGCGGTGGATGCGGCCATCGCCATGGCGGCCACCCTCACGGTGGTGGAGCCCACCAGCAACGGGATCGGGGGCGACCTGTTTGCCATGGTATGGGACGGCACGCTCCACGGGCTGAACGCTTCCGGAAAGAGCCCCTTAAGCCTGACTCCCGAGCGGATTCCCGAGGGGGGAATGCCGGAAAGGGGCTGGCTCCCGGTGACGGTGCCCGGAGCGGTCTCGGGGTGGCGCGCTTTGCACGAACGCTTCGGCAGGCTCCCGTTCCCCGAGGTCCTTGCCCCCGCCATCCGCTACGCGGAGGAGGGCTTCCCGGTGGGACCGGAGACGGCCCGGGCCTGGCGCAGGGCGGAGGGGATCTACCTGCCCCTGAAGGGCCCGGAATTCCAGCCCTTCCAGGAGACCTTCTTCCCCCAGGGAAGAGCCCCCCGGGCCGGGGAGGTGTGGCGAAGCCCTGGGCACGCCAAGACCCTAAGGGAGATCGCTGAAACCTACGGGGAGAGCTTCTACCGGGGAAACCTGGCGGAGGCCATGGCGGGGTTCAGCGAGGCCACGGGAGGCCTCCTTACCCTGGAAGACCTCAAGACCCACGAGGCGGAATGGGTGAACCCCCTCTCCCTGGAGTACCGGGGCCTCACGGTCCACGAACTGCCCCCCAACGGACAGGGAATCGCCACCCTGCTGGCCCTGGCCATCCTGGAGGGCTTCGAACTCCGACCGGAAGACCCCTTCAGCTACCACTTACAGATCGAGGCCATGCGCCTGGCCCTGGCGGACGCCTTCCACTACGTGGCCGACCCCCGCTACCTGGAGAAGCCCCCCCAGGCCCTGCTCTCCCCCGAATACGTGGCCTCCCGCCGAAGCCTCATCGGGGAACGAGCCCTGCCCCAGGCCCTGCCCGGGGTGAGACCCGGGGGAACCGTCTACCTGGCGGCGGCGGACGGGGAACTCATGGTCTCCCTCATCCAGTCCAACTACCAGGGCTTCGGCTCGGGGATCCTGGTTCCCGGGACGGGGATCGCCCTGCAAAACCGGGGCCTGGGCTTTTCCCTGGAGGAGGGCCACCCCAACCGGGTGGGACCGGGTAAACGGCCCTATCACACCATCATCCCGGGATTTCTCACCCGGGAGGGCAGGGCCCTGGGCCCCTTTGGGGTCATGGGGGGCTATATGCAACCCCAGGGACACCTGCAGGTGGTGGTGGGCCTGACGAACTTTGACCTGAACCCCCAGGCGGCGCTGGACCGGCCGCGGTGGCAGGTGGTGCCGGGTAGGGGAGGGGAGGACCGGGTGGTGCTGGAGCCGGGAATCCCGCAGGCCACCGCCTTGCTCCTGCGGGACCTGGGTCACCGGGTGGAATACGGGATGGAGCCCGGATACTTTGGCCGGGGCCAGGTGATCCTGCGTCAGGGAGAGGTGCTGGTGGCGGGATCGGATCCCCGGGCGGAGGGGTTGGCTTTGGTGTGGTAATTGGGGAGAGATTGAGCACAAGGGAGTTTCATCGTGAATATTAACACAAATACCATGCACAAACGCTACTACCACTCACGCCAGCCCTTCCCTAAGGCATACAAGTACACCACCGCTGCCGCATCCCATGCCTGGGGCCTGCAAGCTACGGGATAGGGAACCGGAGGCAAGCCTCCTTCTCTGGGAAACCCCCCAACCAGCTCGGGCAGGCGCATGTCGGGTTGGGAGAGGGCCAGGTCCAAGAGCGCATTGGCCACCCTCTGGCCCTCTTCCTGGAAACCATATCGAAACAATCCCCCCGCCAAAAGCGCCGTGTCATGGGGCCATACTGAACCGTTGTGGTAGGAAAGGGGGTTATAACGCACCTCCCGGGCACCCAAGGTACGTATCCCCCAACCTGACCATAATTCCTCGGAAAACAACGTTTCCAGCAGTTCGGGCAGGACCTCCCTAGGAACAGCTCCGGCCCAGAGGAGATGGCCAGCGTTGGAAGCCTTGACCTTAAGGGGCTCTTTATAGCGGTCTAAGGCCAGGGCGTAGGTGGAAAGCTCGGGAAGCCAAAACTTTTCCTGGATGAGGCGGAAGAGCCTTCCTGCGTGCTCCAGTAAACTCTTGGCTCTATCCTTTTCCCCTAGAACCTGGTAGAGCTTTGCTCCTTCCAGGTAGGCAGCGTAGGCGTATCCCTGCACCTCACTCACCGCCAAGGGAGTTTCAGCCAAGCGGCCGTCCCGGTGGCTCATGGAATCGTGGGAATCTTTCCAGGCCTGGACGGCCAGGCCCGTGCCGCTTGGCTGAAACTCCAAAAGCCCATCCCCATCCAGATCCGCCTGATCCAGCCAGGCTAGGGCAGCCTCCCACTGTGGCCGAAGCTCCTGAATCAGGGCCAGGTCTCCTACCAAATCCAGGTACCGGCCCAGAAGGATGAGGAAGAGGGGTGTAGCGTCCACCGTGCCGTAGTACCGGAAAAAAGGCACCCGGTGAGTGCGAGAAAGCTCTCCAACCCGCACCTCGTGCAGGATCTTTCCTGGCTCCTCCTCCCGCCAGGGGTCAAAAACTGCCCCCTGCCTTGCGGCCAGGTAGCGGAGAACCCCCTGGGCCACTCTCTTTCCCCAGGGGAGGATCATAAAGGCAGTGATGAGGCTGTCCCGACCGAAGGGGGCTACAAACCAGGGAATTCCGGCAGCAGGCACAGGCCCCTGGGGGGTGGAAAGGAGAAGGGCTCTGAGGTCCAAGAGGGCCTGGCGCAAAGCACCTTCCCAAGAACCCTCTCCTTGAGGAAAGGCCTCGAGGAACTCCTCGTACCCGGGTAGGGAGCCCGGAGCCTCGAGGGGACTTTCCAACCGTACCTCCCAACCCACCTCCCCAACTCCCTTGGGGGGTAGGTAGAGACGAAAACCCCCCTCCGGTGCCTCAGGAACAAACACCACCCGCTGCTCCACTCCATCTGCGGCTCGGTAGAGAAAACCCACCCCGTTTTCCACCTTGGGATGCCATCCCCGGGCTTGAAAGAGGTCGGAGAACTCACCTTGGGCCTGCACCTCCACTCGCACTTCCTCAGGCTCAGGGGAAAGGTTTAGGAAGCTTAACCGCTCCTCCACCTTCCCCCGGTGAACCCGGAGGAGGCGGCGCAGGTAGAGCTCCCCTTCTGCGCCACGAAAGCGGGCCCAGTCCTGAACCAGGTAATCGGGTCTTGGAGAACGGCTTTCCAAGAGCACTAGACCTCGCGGCAATAGAAGCCGGTAACGGGAAAGGAAGCGGGTGTCGTGCCGGTAGAATCCCTCCGCCTCCTCTTCAGCAAAACCCCTCTCGTTCAAAACCAGGTAGGTGTCGTCCTCCTTAAGAGG is part of the Thermus caldilimi genome and harbors:
- a CDS encoding acetamidase/formamidase family protein is translated as MMKRLGKSRVLIAFIGLAITLHSYAQKQGVKVLQPGVAIPPAVQYLPSSPDTVRWGYLPNKDAKPVMTVKSGTEIIIDTVSHEGILEDQGRDPVRFFGKYGIRPEDVLEDAKAIARSVPHDFDKDGPHVVTGPIAIDGAQPGDVLKVEVLELTPRVPYGVISNRHGKGALPGELPANQGRQPEASPSRPHLYYNVSIFTPIRQIKGTWYGILYAQNGDEIRFPLRPFLGIMGVAPNTSERVNSIPPAEYGGNMDVKYVGVGATVYLPVFVQGALFYVGDPHFVQGNGEVALTALEGSLRARLRLSLLRKGDAQIPGGKGTLVQPFIDLPDAWVPIGLDPDLDEAMKKATREAIAFVESLGLDRATAYAYLSVAGDFEVSQVVDRTKGIHALISKAHFSNLGGPALGLTVNGRTLPQSPKIVAGHIMVPLQPVAEALGARVMWDSSTSAYRVLLVNRGELHVFPRSREAQWNGTRIGMDWEAEFLEEGNLFVPAALFAEILGVQVSWDIDRRVIHMRLP
- a CDS encoding ABC transporter permease, encoding MVARRVWRRLLGHPTGALGGLVLGLFVLGSLGAPWLSAHSPVTTDFNSLLRPPSLTHPFGTDELGRDVLARVLYGGRVSLTVGVASVALALLVGGLWGLAAGYFRGWLDSVLMRLVDALLAFPFLVLAITLAAILGPGLSNSILAITVVTSPAVARLVRGQVLAEVGKDYVTAAEAIGAPHSRILFRHILPNLWGPLIVQGSLATANAILAEATLSFLGLGVQPPTPAWGSMLNAARGYLDSAPWLAVFPGLAIFLVVLSFNLLGDALRDALDPRTERKLA
- a CDS encoding ABC transporter substrate-binding protein, with the protein product MATAKTTVTVGLDADPPNLDPVFSSALVDRQVLNQIYDKLLDIDQDLKIVPMLATSWSVGNNGTVYTFKLRQGVKFHDGTDFDAEAVKFNLDRALTAEGSRRKGELAPVKEVQVVDKYTVRVVLKDAFSPFLYVLTDRAGMMVSPAAAKRYGQDLANNPVGTGPFRFVERKRQDRIVLQRNEGYWKRGYPKIDELIYRPFPDDDVRLANLLSGAVTVITPVAPKDLARVRGDANLNLFAFPSLGFQGVWLNVTRPPFNNKALRQAFAATVDRETIDRVVFLGTATPANGPFPPGSPAYDPSIPIPKRDINLARKKLQETGFASGFSFTLLTTPGPVLTQLAQVYQAMAAEAGIRIQIQQVEFGTLLDRTDKKDYEAALLGWSGRPDPDGNIYDFMRCGGPLNNAGYCNPKVDALLNRARATRVMEVRRSLYSEALRIIHEDVPYVYVYHPQVLIGASKRLSGLPLIPDGILRFVGAELK
- a CDS encoding gamma-glutamyltransferase family protein, producing MDLTYYPYPSRRHVVLGRRGAVATSQPLAALAGMEMLLKGGNAVDAAIAMAATLTVVEPTSNGIGGDLFAMVWDGTLHGLNASGKSPLSLTPERIPEGGMPERGWLPVTVPGAVSGWRALHERFGRLPFPEVLAPAIRYAEEGFPVGPETARAWRRAEGIYLPLKGPEFQPFQETFFPQGRAPRAGEVWRSPGHAKTLREIAETYGESFYRGNLAEAMAGFSEATGGLLTLEDLKTHEAEWVNPLSLEYRGLTVHELPPNGQGIATLLALAILEGFELRPEDPFSYHLQIEAMRLALADAFHYVADPRYLEKPPQALLSPEYVASRRSLIGERALPQALPGVRPGGTVYLAAADGELMVSLIQSNYQGFGSGILVPGTGIALQNRGLGFSLEEGHPNRVGPGKRPYHTIIPGFLTREGRALGPFGVMGGYMQPQGHLQVVVGLTNFDLNPQAALDRPRWQVVPGRGGEDRVVLEPGIPQATALLLRDLGHRVEYGMEPGYFGRGQVILRQGEVLVAGSDPRAEGLALVW
- a CDS encoding ABC transporter permease — encoded protein: MIPYLLRRLVEALPTLFLVSVVVFFLTRILPGDPVRLLLGEEPDPKVAEEVRRSLGLDRPLLVQYAGWLWNLFQGDLGRSIKDGTPVARLILEKLPTTIELATLAMLVALAIGLPSGVVAAVRRGTWLDGLVTSTSLMGVSVPNFFLGIMLIYLFSLRLGWVPPSGYVELWTDPKRNLLLMVLPAFTLGTALAGAIARFTRNSLLEVLSQDYIRTAKAKGVSSAAIVLKHGLRNAAIPIVTVLGLQLGGLLGGAVVTEQIFSIPGFGRLVVDAVFTRDFTVLQGVVLTSALAVFVVNTAVDVLYALIDPRIRYR
- a CDS encoding FadR/GntR family transcriptional regulator; this translates as MTRMRRTRLANLIAHELETLIQEGVWVPGAYLPPERVLADRFKVSRVSIREALRLLEARGVIEIHPSSGARVRSSTTAVGHLLASRLEGLSLTDLFEFRYIVEPEAAALAAKRADKDVLDRLAEILTEQEASLQDVHGFLALDLEFHRLIAVASGNGVLQEMVSALNAGLRETRLRAIKATFDPIRSLEGHRRVLKAILSGDADGARQAMRQHLKEVEASALGAGVPRGGDEGWEGHG
- a CDS encoding glycogen debranching N-terminal domain-containing protein; translated protein: MVPLKEDDTYLVLNERGFAEEEAEGFYRHDTRFLSRYRLLLPRGLVLLESRSPRPDYLVQDWARFRGAEGELYLRRLLRVHRGKVEERLSFLNLSPEPEEVRVEVQAQGEFSDLFQARGWHPKVENGVGFLYRAADGVEQRVVFVPEAPEGGFRLYLPPKGVGEVGWEVRLESPLEAPGSLPGYEEFLEAFPQGEGSWEGALRQALLDLRALLLSTPQGPVPAAGIPWFVAPFGRDSLITAFMILPWGKRVAQGVLRYLAARQGAVFDPWREEEPGKILHEVRVGELSRTHRVPFFRYYGTVDATPLFLILLGRYLDLVGDLALIQELRPQWEAALAWLDQADLDGDGLLEFQPSGTGLAVQAWKDSHDSMSHRDGRLAETPLAVSEVQGYAYAAYLEGAKLYQVLGEKDRAKSLLEHAGRLFRLIQEKFWLPELSTYALALDRYKEPLKVKASNAGHLLWAGAVPREVLPELLETLFSEELWSGWGIRTLGAREVRYNPLSYHNGSVWPHDTALLAGGLFRYGFQEEGQRVANALLDLALSQPDMRLPELVGGFPREGGLPPVPYPVACRPQAWDAAAVVYLYALGKGWREW